The nucleotide sequence TGCGGGACCTCGGGGCTCATCGCGCCACCTCCTCGGGCTGGGGCACGTTGCTGAAGCCGCGGTCGCGGGCCACGTCGGCCAGCAGCCCGCGCAGCAGCTTGCGCCCGCGGTGCAGCCGGGACATCACCGTGCCGATGGGCGTGCCCATGATCTCGGCGATCTCCTTGTAGGCGAAGCCCTCCACGTCGGCGTAGTAGACCGCCATGCGGAAGTCCTCGGGCAACGACTGCAGCGCATCCTTGATGTCGGAGTCGGGCAGCCGGTCGAGCGCCTCCACCTCGGCGGAGCGCAACCCCCGCGAGGTGTGCTCGGCAGCGTCAGCAAGCTGCCAGTCGGTGATCTCGTCGGTGGGGTACTGCTGCGGCTGGCGCTGCTTCTTGCGGTAGCCGTTGATGTAGGCGTTGGTCAGGATGCGGTACATCCACGCCTTCAGGTTGGTCCCGGCACGGAACGAGTCGAACGCCGAGTACGCCTTGAGGTAGGCGTCCTGGACCAGGTCCTCGGCGTCGGCCGGGTTGCGGGTCATCCGCAGCGCGGCACCGTAGAGCTGGTCCAGCAGCGGCATGGCGTCGCGCTCGAACCGGGCGGTGCGCTCGTCCGGCGTCTCGGCCGCCTGGACCGCGGCGTCAGCGGCGTTCTGAGTGGTCGGTGGGGATGTGGGCAGTGCCACGACTCTCCTTCCCCCAGTGGGCTCGGGCCGTGAGAGCACGGCAGTAGGACCCTGGGTACCGGACCACGATACCGCGCCCCCGGCGGCGACGCGCTCACGCGCGCCCTGGTGGCCGAACACCCAGGGCTGCAGCGGAAGCACCCCCGCTGCCCCGATCGCCGGGTGGCTCTCGTGCACCGCACACTGCGTGCCCATACCGCTCCTCTGCTGTTCGACGCCGGCGGCCGGCCTCCGCTCCTGGCGCGAGCCGGGCCACCCT is from Rhodococcus sp. X156 and encodes:
- a CDS encoding sigma-70 family RNA polymerase sigma factor; translated protein: MPTSPPTTQNAADAAVQAAETPDERTARFERDAMPLLDQLYGAALRMTRNPADAEDLVQDAYLKAYSAFDSFRAGTNLKAWMYRILTNAYINGYRKKQRQPQQYPTDEITDWQLADAAEHTSRGLRSAEVEALDRLPDSDIKDALQSLPEDFRMAVYYADVEGFAYKEIAEIMGTPIGTVMSRLHRGRKLLRGLLADVARDRGFSNVPQPEEVAR